From one Leifsonia soli genomic stretch:
- a CDS encoding HAD-IC family P-type ATPase, translating to MLDAGTRTGLTAAQVAERVAAGRANTQTQPSSRSLGDILRENIFTLFNGILTACFLAVVLLGDLRDGFFFGIVVVNALIGIVQEYRAKRVLDRAALLAAPHSRVRRDGDVATVALEDVVIDDLLVLRPGDQIPADALVVESTGLSLDESMLTGESDPVFKDADAPLLSGSHVVTGTGIALVTAVGADSYASRLTSEIRKHSLVRSELREATNRILVYLSWILGPLIVVTLIGRVLTYGGFSEIFVDARWRRALVDAVAAVVGMIPEGLVLLTSLAFGVAAIQLATKKVLVQELAAVEVLARVDVLCLDKTGTLTTGELALHGTEVVGAAAPDGKQLAETALAAFGSDEAGNATSGLLGSRFRSDRFGVARRIPFSSATKYSALTMTVDDEESSWVLGAPERVLEAHPVALARATELAATGLRTLALARAVDPLPDDVHRPLTGVRVEPALLVLLAETLRPEARDTLRYFREQTVRVVVMSGDNPVTVAAIARELELEGAAVDASTLTSDDALAEALDTASVLGRVSPDQKRTAVRLLKERGRTVAMTGDGVNDAMAVKDADLGIAMGTGTAATKAVSRVVLLDDRFDRLPDVLASGRRVIANVERVSNIFLAKTTYGILLALVSAILLWPFPFLPRQLTLVSTLAIGIPSFFLALAPNKRIYTPGVLGRVLRYSVPTGLIAGVTAIVAYAPLHRSIPLHEARSVTTVALFCVSLWILCVLTRPLTGMRWLLLVAVAAAFALVCLIPFTASFFEMHLKADGALAWGIAIGAVGAVGVELFYRFAKSRSLVFDRL from the coding sequence ATGCTGGACGCGGGGACACGGACGGGGCTGACGGCCGCCCAGGTGGCGGAGCGTGTTGCCGCGGGCCGGGCGAACACGCAGACGCAGCCGAGTTCGCGGTCGCTCGGCGACATCCTCCGCGAGAACATCTTCACCCTGTTCAACGGCATCCTCACCGCCTGCTTCCTCGCCGTCGTGCTGCTCGGCGACCTGCGCGACGGCTTCTTCTTCGGCATCGTCGTCGTCAACGCCCTGATCGGCATCGTGCAGGAGTACCGCGCCAAGCGGGTCCTCGACCGGGCCGCCCTGCTGGCGGCGCCGCACAGCCGCGTGCGCCGCGACGGGGACGTGGCGACGGTCGCCCTCGAGGACGTCGTGATCGACGACCTCCTCGTGCTGCGGCCGGGCGACCAGATCCCGGCGGACGCCCTGGTGGTGGAGAGCACCGGGCTGTCGCTCGACGAGTCGATGCTGACGGGGGAGTCCGACCCCGTCTTCAAGGATGCGGATGCGCCGCTCCTCTCCGGCTCGCACGTCGTCACCGGCACGGGCATCGCCCTCGTGACCGCCGTCGGGGCGGACTCCTACGCCAGCCGTCTGACCAGCGAGATCCGCAAGCACTCGCTCGTCCGCTCGGAGCTGCGCGAGGCGACCAACCGCATCCTGGTGTACCTGTCGTGGATCCTCGGCCCGCTCATCGTCGTGACGCTGATCGGGCGCGTGCTCACCTACGGCGGGTTCTCGGAGATCTTCGTCGACGCCCGCTGGCGGCGCGCGCTGGTCGACGCCGTCGCCGCCGTCGTCGGCATGATCCCCGAGGGGCTCGTGCTGCTGACCAGCCTCGCGTTCGGCGTCGCCGCCATCCAGCTGGCCACCAAGAAGGTGCTCGTGCAGGAGCTCGCGGCCGTCGAGGTGCTCGCCCGCGTCGACGTGCTCTGCCTCGACAAGACCGGGACGCTGACGACCGGGGAGCTCGCGCTGCACGGGACGGAGGTCGTCGGGGCCGCGGCTCCGGACGGAAAGCAGCTGGCCGAGACGGCGCTGGCCGCCTTCGGATCGGACGAGGCGGGCAACGCGACGTCCGGCCTGCTGGGGTCGCGGTTCCGCAGCGACCGCTTCGGGGTGGCCCGGCGCATCCCGTTCAGCTCTGCGACCAAGTACAGCGCGCTCACCATGACCGTCGACGACGAGGAGAGCTCGTGGGTGCTCGGCGCTCCGGAGCGGGTGCTCGAGGCGCACCCCGTCGCGCTCGCCCGCGCTACCGAGCTGGCGGCGACCGGCCTGCGGACGCTGGCGCTGGCGCGGGCGGTCGACCCGTTGCCCGACGACGTCCACCGACCGCTGACCGGGGTGCGCGTCGAGCCGGCCCTGCTCGTGCTCCTCGCCGAGACCCTGCGGCCCGAGGCGCGCGACACCCTGCGCTACTTCCGGGAGCAGACGGTGCGCGTCGTCGTCATGTCCGGCGACAACCCGGTCACCGTCGCGGCCATCGCCCGCGAGCTCGAGCTGGAGGGCGCTGCGGTGGATGCGTCCACCCTGACGTCCGACGACGCGCTCGCCGAGGCGCTGGACACCGCGAGTGTGCTGGGGCGGGTCAGCCCGGACCAGAAGCGCACGGCGGTCCGGCTGCTCAAAGAACGCGGACGGACGGTCGCGATGACCGGCGACGGTGTGAACGACGCGATGGCGGTCAAGGATGCCGACCTCGGCATCGCGATGGGCACCGGCACGGCCGCGACGAAGGCGGTGTCGCGCGTCGTGCTGCTCGACGACCGCTTCGACCGCCTGCCCGACGTGCTCGCGTCCGGGCGGCGCGTCATCGCCAACGTCGAGCGCGTCTCCAACATCTTCCTCGCGAAGACCACCTACGGCATCCTGCTGGCGCTGGTCAGCGCGATCCTGCTGTGGCCGTTCCCCTTCCTCCCGCGCCAGCTGACGCTGGTCTCGACGCTCGCCATCGGCATCCCCTCCTTCTTCCTCGCGCTGGCGCCCAACAAGCGCATCTACACGCCGGGCGTGCTCGGACGGGTGCTCCGGTACTCCGTGCCGACCGGCCTCATCGCCGGCGTGACCGCGATCGTCGCCTACGCTCCGCTGCATCGCAGCATCCCGCTGCACGAGGCGCGCAGCGTGACCACCGTCGCGCTGTTCTGCGTGTCGCTGTGGATCCTGTGCGTGCTCACCCGTCCGCTCACCGGGATGCGCTGGCTGCTGCTCGTCGCGGTGGCCGCGGCCTTCGCTCTGGTGTGCCTCATCCCGTTCACCGCCTCCTTCTTCGAGATGCACCTGAAGGCGGACGGCGCACTCGCGTGGGGCATCGCGATCGGGGCGGTCGGAGCCGTCGGGGTCGAGCTCTTCTACCGCTTCGCGAAGAGCCGCTCGCTGGTCTTCGACCGGCTCTGA
- a CDS encoding DUF3159 domain-containing protein yields MTDQDRPDRNSTPAEPTAAENAETGAGAPAPALGDSIAAAARRSGLGQLAETDASTGAALLGALGGIRGLCETILPGLVFLVLFTFTQNVPLSIGCSVAVAIVFTVLRVIGRTPLTQALAGLIGVGVSAILALITGRGEDNFLFGIWTNAAYAAGILISMLVRWPIIGLAAGYLMGDGVAWRSDKRKFRVMQALTFLWLLLFVARLVVQVPLYLAHTDAATSALALTKLLMGVPLYAPLLLVTWFVVKAQFPQKATAPRGAASGR; encoded by the coding sequence ATGACCGATCAGGACCGGCCCGACCGGAACAGCACGCCGGCCGAGCCCACCGCAGCGGAGAACGCGGAGACCGGCGCCGGCGCGCCGGCCCCCGCTCTGGGCGACAGCATCGCGGCCGCCGCCCGCCGCTCGGGCCTCGGGCAGCTGGCGGAGACCGACGCCTCGACCGGCGCGGCGCTGCTCGGCGCGCTTGGCGGCATCCGCGGGCTCTGCGAGACGATCCTCCCGGGGCTCGTCTTCCTCGTCCTGTTCACCTTCACGCAGAACGTCCCGCTGTCGATCGGCTGCTCCGTCGCCGTCGCGATCGTCTTCACCGTGCTGCGCGTGATCGGGAGGACGCCGCTCACGCAGGCGCTGGCCGGACTGATCGGCGTTGGCGTCTCGGCGATCCTCGCCCTCATCACCGGGCGGGGCGAGGACAACTTCCTGTTCGGGATCTGGACCAACGCCGCGTACGCCGCCGGCATCCTGATCTCCATGCTGGTGCGCTGGCCGATCATCGGGCTGGCCGCCGGCTACCTGATGGGCGACGGGGTCGCCTGGCGGAGCGACAAGCGGAAGTTCCGGGTGATGCAGGCGCTCACCTTCCTCTGGCTGCTGCTCTTCGTCGCGCGGCTCGTGGTCCAGGTCCCTCTCTACCTGGCGCACACGGACGCGGCGACCAGCGCGCTCGCGCTCACCAAGCTCCTCATGGGCGTCCCGCTCTACGCCCCGCTGCTGCTGGTGACGTGGTTCGTGGTCAAGGCCCAGTTCCCGCAGAAGGCGACGGCGCCCCGCGGCGCGGCCTCTGGCCGCTAG
- a CDS encoding DUF3710 domain-containing protein → MEAEFEKSAPPDRETEGPLDESEANPVRPYVDLGGVKILPREGLHLRLEVEEESQRVVAVGLDYAGSTLQVQPFAAPRSSGLWHEIRDQITDQIQRQGGRVTERDGAFGPELVAEIPVAAPDGGPVETRVARFVGVDGPRWFLRGVIAGDAAVQPEAAALVEDLFRSIVVVRGSVPMPPRDLIPLRMPAAPTTGNENDYSSL, encoded by the coding sequence CTGGAGGCGGAGTTCGAGAAGTCGGCCCCGCCGGACCGCGAGACCGAGGGGCCGCTCGACGAGAGCGAGGCCAACCCCGTCCGGCCGTACGTCGACCTCGGCGGGGTGAAGATCCTCCCGCGGGAGGGCCTGCACCTGCGCCTCGAGGTGGAGGAGGAGTCCCAGCGCGTCGTCGCGGTCGGCTTGGACTACGCCGGCTCCACGCTTCAGGTTCAGCCGTTCGCCGCGCCGCGCTCGAGCGGCCTGTGGCACGAGATCCGCGACCAGATCACCGACCAGATCCAGCGCCAGGGCGGGCGGGTCACCGAGCGCGACGGCGCGTTCGGCCCGGAGCTCGTGGCCGAGATCCCCGTGGCGGCCCCGGACGGCGGCCCGGTCGAGACCCGCGTCGCCCGCTTCGTCGGCGTCGACGGCCCTCGTTGGTTCCTCCGCGGCGTGATCGCGGGGGATGCCGCGGTGCAGCCGGAGGCGGCCGCGCTCGTCGAAGACCTGTTCCGCAGCATCGTGGTGGTCCGCGGCTCGGTGCCGATGCCGCCGCGCGACCTCATCCCGCTCCGGATGCCGGCCGCGCCGACGACCGGCAACGAGAACGACTACTCCTCTCTTTAG
- the dut gene encoding dUTP diphosphatase, with translation MTDTVDVPIIASSLPAYAHPGDAGADLCAAEAVRLGPGERFTMPTGVSIALPDGYAGFVVPRSGLAMRHGLTIVNAPGTVDAGYRGEIRVTLLNTDRSMPYDIAVGDRIAQLIVMPVTRARFIPVDTLPDSHRGTAGFGSSGYTVTESGEHA, from the coding sequence GTGACCGATACCGTCGACGTCCCGATCATCGCCTCGTCCCTGCCCGCGTACGCGCACCCGGGCGACGCCGGCGCCGACCTGTGCGCCGCGGAGGCGGTGCGCCTCGGTCCGGGGGAGCGTTTCACCATGCCGACCGGCGTCTCGATCGCCCTGCCCGACGGGTACGCCGGCTTTGTCGTGCCGCGCAGCGGCCTCGCCATGCGGCACGGGCTGACGATCGTCAATGCGCCGGGGACGGTGGATGCCGGCTACCGCGGCGAGATCCGGGTGACCCTTCTCAATACCGACAGGTCGATGCCGTACGATATCGCCGTCGGCGACCGGATCGCCCAGCTGATCGTCATGCCGGTCACGCGGGCCCGGTTCATCCCCGTCGACACCCTCCCGGACAGCCACCGCGGCACCGCGGGCTTCGGCTCGTCCGGGTACACCGTGACCGAGTCAGGAGAACACGCGTGA
- a CDS encoding DUF3093 domain-containing protein: protein MDLYRERLWATPWLFISTLLVIPAVMLVFAPINFTVGVVLAIAIYVAWAIFLIATAPVIRVTKDELAAGNARIPLELVGEPTAYRGDDATLERGRRLDARAWLLIRGWIKPVVKVPVLDQDDPAPYWLLSTRNPDQLVRVLDEARLSS, encoded by the coding sequence ATGGACCTGTACCGAGAGCGACTCTGGGCGACGCCCTGGCTGTTCATCTCCACCCTGCTCGTCATCCCCGCGGTCATGCTCGTCTTCGCGCCGATCAACTTCACCGTCGGCGTCGTCCTGGCCATCGCGATCTACGTCGCCTGGGCGATCTTCCTCATCGCGACCGCGCCCGTCATCCGCGTGACGAAGGACGAGCTGGCGGCCGGCAACGCACGCATCCCGCTCGAGCTCGTCGGCGAGCCGACGGCGTACCGCGGCGACGACGCGACCCTGGAGCGCGGCCGGCGTCTCGATGCCCGGGCGTGGCTGCTCATCCGCGGCTGGATCAAGCCGGTCGTGAAGGTCCCGGTCCTCGACCAGGACGACCCGGCGCCCTACTGGCTCCTCTCGACAAGAAACCCGGACCAGCTGGTCCGGGTTCTCGATGAGGCTCGCCTCAGTTCCTAG
- a CDS encoding DUF4193 domain-containing protein, whose product MATDYDAPRKTEDDSESIEALKERVPDKMSGVVDVEDADNPGGYELPGADLSDLDLDVVVLPPQADEFTCVNCFLVKHRSQIDHETKLGPICVECAA is encoded by the coding sequence ATGGCAACGGATTACGACGCACCGCGGAAGACCGAGGACGACTCCGAGTCGATCGAGGCCCTCAAGGAGCGTGTCCCGGACAAGATGTCGGGGGTCGTCGACGTCGAAGACGCTGACAACCCCGGCGGATACGAGCTCCCCGGTGCCGACCTCTCCGACCTCGACCTCGACGTCGTCGTGCTGCCTCCCCAGGCGGACGAGTTCACCTGCGTGAACTGCTTCCTGGTGAAGCACCGCTCCCAGATCGATCACGAGACCAAGCTCGGACCGATCTGCGTGGAGTGCGCCGCCTGA
- the sepH gene encoding septation protein SepH: MQDLKVIGVENGALVAVGDDGERFRIAVDEALQSKVRQVRQETPADAPKLSPREVQAHIRSGMSAEDVAAVTGAPLEYVQRFEGPIIAEREHIVASALSVPVHTSDAVDPLGEAETFGSVIRDRLASLGVAGERWASWKDSETGWIVKLEFTADTIDHDARWSYDARKHALAPLNSEATTLSQAGELRGGALIPRLRAVLPHEGEPDSSRFDSGAFTFPAPAPAADLMGPEITAPIEPLAQGRTPGANNSISVSAIKRADDAPRDLHQTADLLEALRRRRGEREAAGYDDRPTPADASPVDVVPTPPTEAPVTPTPGPTPFRLIDERPPAAEQPPLPLDVPAPPSGPSNDSGPQPSSRKKGRAAMPSWDEIVFGARTDDDLA; encoded by the coding sequence ATGCAGGATCTGAAGGTCATCGGGGTCGAGAACGGCGCGCTGGTCGCCGTCGGCGACGACGGTGAGCGTTTCCGCATCGCCGTGGACGAGGCGTTGCAGTCGAAGGTGCGCCAGGTGCGGCAGGAGACGCCCGCCGACGCGCCGAAGCTCTCACCGCGCGAAGTGCAGGCCCACATCCGTTCCGGCATGTCCGCAGAGGACGTCGCAGCGGTCACCGGAGCGCCCCTGGAGTACGTCCAGCGCTTCGAGGGACCGATCATCGCCGAGCGCGAGCACATCGTGGCGAGCGCCCTCAGCGTCCCTGTGCACACCTCCGACGCCGTCGACCCGCTGGGCGAGGCCGAGACGTTCGGTTCGGTCATCCGCGACCGGCTGGCGTCGCTCGGCGTCGCCGGCGAGCGCTGGGCGAGCTGGAAGGACAGCGAGACCGGCTGGATCGTCAAGCTGGAGTTCACCGCCGACACCATCGACCACGACGCGCGCTGGTCGTACGACGCGCGCAAGCACGCCCTCGCGCCGCTGAACTCGGAGGCGACGACGCTCTCCCAGGCGGGCGAGCTGCGCGGCGGGGCGCTCATCCCCCGTCTCCGCGCCGTCCTGCCGCACGAGGGCGAGCCGGACAGCTCCCGCTTCGACAGCGGGGCCTTCACCTTCCCGGCCCCCGCCCCGGCCGCCGACCTGATGGGCCCGGAGATCACGGCGCCCATCGAGCCGCTGGCCCAGGGCCGCACGCCCGGCGCCAACAACTCGATCAGCGTCTCGGCCATCAAGCGCGCCGACGACGCCCCGCGAGATCTGCACCAGACCGCCGATCTGCTGGAGGCCCTCCGTCGCCGCCGCGGCGAGCGGGAGGCCGCCGGGTACGACGACCGGCCGACGCCGGCCGACGCGTCCCCGGTGGATGTCGTTCCGACCCCGCCGACCGAGGCCCCGGTCACGCCGACGCCCGGCCCGACGCCGTTCCGGCTGATCGATGAGCGTCCGCCCGCCGCCGAGCAGCCCCCGCTCCCCCTCGACGTGCCGGCTCCGCCGAGCGGTCCGTCGAACGACTCCGGTCCGCAGCCGTCGTCGCGGAAGAAGGGCCGGGCGGCCATGCCGAGCTGGGACGAGATCGTTTTCGGCGCGCGGACGGACGACGATCTGGCCTGA
- a CDS encoding alkaline phosphatase family protein, with protein MLPAAFTTRASLATVLPSSLAALSGETNDLGLPAMEHVVVIVVDGLGAAALRARAGHARTLAPLLGKATTIDSGFPTTTAAALATLTTGTTPGEHGLVGYRVRDGAGRLTNQLTGWDERMDPASWQRSRTVFEAAAERGVTPRAIALPKFAGTGFTAAVLRGAEFVGVQSMADRFAAAADVVATAGPGLTYLYVAELDQLAHARGWESPDWTTALETLDALVVAFARRLGPGRGALLTADHGVVDVPESGHILYDTAPELLQDVADIAGEPRLLHLYLEDGASPAAVAERWRDAEGDRSWVATRAEAVDAGWFGERVAPEVAPRIGDVLVAARKRIAYYDGRDPQRTGRNMVGQHGSLTPEETRVPLLRFGAAA; from the coding sequence ATGCTACCGGCCGCGTTCACGACGAGAGCGAGCCTCGCCACGGTTCTTCCGAGTTCGCTCGCCGCGCTGTCCGGCGAGACCAACGACCTGGGCCTCCCGGCGATGGAGCACGTGGTCGTCATCGTGGTGGACGGCCTCGGCGCGGCCGCCCTGCGGGCACGTGCAGGCCATGCCAGGACGCTCGCCCCGCTGCTCGGCAAGGCGACGACGATCGACTCCGGCTTCCCGACGACCACGGCCGCCGCTCTGGCCACGCTGACCACCGGGACGACGCCCGGCGAGCACGGTCTGGTCGGCTACCGGGTGCGCGACGGCGCGGGCCGCCTGACGAACCAGCTCACCGGCTGGGACGAGCGGATGGACCCGGCGAGCTGGCAGCGCTCGCGCACGGTCTTCGAGGCGGCGGCGGAGCGGGGCGTGACGCCGCGCGCGATCGCCCTGCCCAAGTTCGCCGGCACCGGCTTCACCGCCGCGGTGCTGCGCGGAGCCGAGTTCGTCGGCGTGCAGTCGATGGCCGACCGCTTCGCGGCGGCCGCCGATGTCGTCGCGACCGCCGGACCGGGGCTCACCTACCTCTACGTCGCGGAGCTCGACCAGCTGGCGCACGCGCGCGGCTGGGAGTCACCGGACTGGACCACGGCGCTGGAGACCCTGGATGCGCTGGTCGTCGCCTTCGCCCGTCGCCTCGGTCCCGGACGCGGCGCGCTGCTGACCGCCGACCACGGCGTCGTCGACGTGCCAGAAAGCGGCCACATCCTCTACGACACCGCGCCGGAGCTGCTGCAGGACGTGGCGGACATCGCCGGCGAACCGCGCCTCCTGCACCTCTATCTCGAGGACGGCGCGTCGCCTGCGGCGGTCGCCGAGCGCTGGCGCGACGCCGAGGGCGACCGGTCGTGGGTGGCGACGCGCGCCGAGGCCGTCGACGCCGGCTGGTTCGGCGAGCGGGTCGCCCCCGAGGTCGCCCCGCGGATCGGGGATGTGCTCGTCGCCGCGCGCAAGCGCATCGCCTACTACGACGGCCGGGACCCGCAGCGCACCGGCCGCAACATGGTCGGCCAGCACGGGTCGCTCACGCCGGAGGAGACGCGGGTCCCGCTGCTGCGGTTCGGCGCGGCCGCGTAG
- a CDS encoding DNA gyrase/topoisomerase IV subunit A — protein sequence MTPADDKPAAGTTERIEDVDVTTEMQGSFLEYAYSVIYSRALPDARDGLKPVQRRILYMMTEMGLRPDRGHVKSARVTGEVMGKLHPHGDSAIYDALVRMAQDFTLRVPLVDGHGNFGSLDDGPAAARYTEARLAAAALAMTEDLDEDVVDFVPNYDNQLMQPDVLPAAFPNLLVNGASGIAVGMATNMAPHNLIEVVGAARHLLENPDATLDDLMAYVPGPDLPGGGTIAGLAGVRDAYATGRGSFRMRAKVTVESITARKSGLVVTELPYLVGPEKVIEKIKDGVNSKKLNGISDVTDLSDRQHGLRLVIGLKTGFSPEAVLEQLYRYTPLEEGFAINNVALVAGGPQTLGLRDLLQVYLDHRISVVTRRSQFRLARRKERLHLVEGLLVAILDIDEVIQVIRTSDDTEQARGRLMQVFDLSTLQADYILELRLRRLTKFSRIELETERDQLRREIEELEALLASRQRINDLVSDELERVAATFGTPRRTLLTEAKPSIAGASRSKAATVQLEVADVPTRVYLSTTGRILRVDAVAGADGAEGGLDRIQPPARRSKHDAILSQLDTTSRSEIGAVTNRGRLIRFSPVDLPAVPANSIQPAAGVKIGDYLALADKKERVLALVSLDSERTIALGTAQGVVKRVAAGDWANKPEFEVIGLKQGDEVVGATTVTDADELVFVASDAQLLRFAASNVRPQGRAAGGMAGINLGAGAHVIYFGAVSAEEADGAVVATIAASDATLPGADPGSAKVSDFAEFPAKGRATGGVRAQRFLKGENELVLAWAGPTPAQAVAPDGAARALPEGGSRRDGSGTPLDTVVGSIGRRIG from the coding sequence ATGACACCTGCAGACGACAAGCCCGCCGCCGGAACGACGGAACGCATCGAAGACGTCGACGTCACGACCGAGATGCAGGGCTCGTTCCTCGAATACGCCTACTCGGTGATCTACTCGCGGGCCCTCCCGGACGCCCGCGACGGCCTCAAGCCCGTGCAGCGCCGCATCCTCTACATGATGACCGAGATGGGCCTGCGCCCCGACCGCGGGCACGTCAAGTCGGCGCGCGTCACCGGCGAGGTCATGGGAAAGCTGCACCCGCACGGCGACAGCGCCATCTACGACGCCCTGGTGCGTATGGCGCAGGACTTCACCCTCCGCGTCCCGCTGGTCGACGGGCACGGCAACTTCGGGTCGCTCGACGACGGCCCCGCCGCCGCCCGGTACACCGAGGCGCGCCTGGCCGCCGCGGCCCTCGCGATGACGGAGGACCTCGACGAGGACGTCGTCGACTTCGTCCCCAACTACGACAACCAGCTGATGCAGCCGGACGTGCTGCCCGCCGCGTTCCCCAACCTGCTCGTCAACGGCGCCAGCGGCATCGCGGTCGGCATGGCCACCAACATGGCGCCGCACAACCTCATCGAGGTCGTCGGCGCCGCCCGGCACCTGCTCGAGAACCCGGATGCGACGCTCGACGACCTGATGGCGTACGTCCCCGGCCCCGACCTCCCCGGCGGCGGCACCATCGCCGGCCTGGCCGGCGTGCGCGACGCCTACGCGACCGGACGCGGCAGCTTCCGGATGCGCGCCAAGGTGACTGTCGAATCCATCACGGCGCGCAAGAGCGGCCTCGTCGTCACCGAACTGCCCTACCTGGTGGGCCCGGAGAAGGTGATCGAGAAGATCAAGGACGGCGTCAACTCCAAGAAGCTCAACGGCATCTCCGACGTCACCGATCTCTCCGACCGCCAGCACGGACTCCGGCTGGTCATCGGCCTCAAGACGGGGTTCAGCCCGGAGGCGGTGCTCGAGCAGCTGTACCGCTACACGCCGCTCGAAGAGGGCTTCGCGATCAACAACGTGGCCCTGGTGGCCGGCGGACCGCAGACGCTCGGCCTGCGCGACCTGCTCCAGGTGTACCTCGACCACCGCATCAGCGTGGTCACGCGCCGCTCGCAGTTCCGCCTGGCGCGTCGCAAGGAACGGCTCCACCTGGTCGAGGGCCTGCTCGTCGCGATCCTCGACATCGATGAGGTCATCCAGGTCATACGCACCTCCGACGACACGGAGCAGGCGCGCGGGCGCCTGATGCAGGTGTTCGACCTGAGCACCCTGCAGGCCGACTACATCCTCGAGCTGCGGCTGCGCCGCCTCACCAAGTTCAGCCGGATCGAGCTCGAGACCGAGCGCGATCAGCTCCGCCGCGAGATCGAGGAGCTCGAGGCGCTCCTCGCCTCGCGCCAGCGCATCAACGACCTGGTGTCGGACGAGCTGGAGCGGGTGGCCGCGACCTTCGGCACGCCGCGGCGGACGCTGCTCACCGAGGCGAAGCCGTCGATCGCCGGGGCCTCGCGAAGCAAGGCGGCGACCGTGCAGCTCGAGGTCGCCGATGTGCCGACGCGCGTGTACCTCTCGACGACCGGGCGCATCCTGCGCGTGGACGCTGTGGCGGGCGCGGACGGAGCGGAGGGCGGCCTCGACCGCATCCAGCCGCCGGCCCGGCGCAGCAAGCACGACGCCATCCTGTCGCAGCTGGACACCACCAGCCGCAGCGAGATCGGCGCGGTCACGAACCGGGGCCGGCTCATCCGCTTCTCCCCCGTCGACCTTCCGGCGGTGCCGGCGAACTCCATCCAGCCGGCCGCCGGGGTCAAGATCGGCGACTACCTCGCACTGGCGGACAAGAAGGAGCGGGTCCTCGCCCTCGTGTCGCTCGACTCGGAGCGCACGATCGCGCTCGGCACCGCGCAGGGCGTCGTGAAGCGCGTCGCGGCGGGCGACTGGGCCAACAAGCCGGAGTTCGAGGTCATCGGGCTCAAACAGGGCGACGAGGTCGTGGGCGCCACCACGGTCACCGACGCGGACGAGCTCGTGTTCGTCGCCAGCGACGCTCAGCTGCTGCGGTTCGCCGCGTCGAACGTGCGACCGCAGGGCCGCGCGGCAGGCGGCATGGCGGGCATCAACCTCGGCGCCGGCGCGCACGTCATCTACTTCGGCGCCGTCTCGGCCGAAGAGGCCGACGGCGCGGTCGTCGCGACCATCGCCGCCAGCGACGCCACCCTTCCCGGCGCCGACCCCGGCTCGGCGAAGGTCAGCGACTTCGCCGAGTTCCCGGCGAAGGGCCGCGCCACCGGCGGTGTGCGCGCGCAGCGGTTCCTCAAGGGCGAGAACGAGCTGGTGCTCGCATGGGCCGGTCCGACTCCCGCTCAGGCGGTCGCGCCGGACGGCGCTGCGCGGGCGCTCCCCGAGGGCGGCTCCCGCCGCGACGGCTCCGGCACCCCGCTCGACACCGTCGTCGGCTCCATCGGCCGCCGCATCGGCTGA